One region of Chlorobiota bacterium genomic DNA includes:
- a CDS encoding PD40 domain-containing protein, with protein sequence MGKHTFVIAALLVAVLAASAHDASAQQFGKNKLQYRAFTWKYIQTDHFDIYYYDDAGLNLAKFTANVSEHALAEIQEHWRYRINARVAIILYNSKNDFQQTNVISEYLPEGVGGVTELFKNRVVVPFEGDWEKFRHVIHHELVHAVLNDKFYGGSIQDIISNRIQFMLPIWMNEGLAEFESQGGYDIETDMFIRDAVIGNYLPDLQELNGYFAYRGGQTFYWYVEKNYGREKIAELLNNCKSTGNLDEAFRRAFGKSLEEFNEQWKHDLKKQYWPDIADRKRPVDFANKLTNHKKEESFFNTSPSISPDGRRFAFISDRDGFRSVYVADIDKPEKAEQVFEGENDVNFEELHLLTPSIAWSPDSRSISLSVKSRGKDAIFIFDLKTGDDRKIEFDMDAIYSVAWSPDGQHLAFQGIKGDQSDIYVYTLKSRDLINITDDIYSDHDPQWSHDNRTIYFISDRRDNPVGTTNRRNTLIWNYNYHSSDIYSIQIDGRNLMQITNTPTITEKSPTPGSGGNLLYISDQNGINNIYLRDSSGATRVLTNSISGIDQLAISGDDSKLVFNAWNDDGYDIFLLRLPFSLRYETDTLPQTKFLSEAPVASTNSSAASDTLSPESSVTPVTPVDGYGSVSIDPSDAVASLPPSSSASGVPVAFSTTVDSRVDSGDFTSKDYKVKFSSDVVQATGTYDPFYGAQGMLQMLFSDVLGDHQIYAATNLQMDLKNSDFVVNYLYLPNRMDYGVGIFQNSTFGYLPGVDANYYLTRFRQLGLQSQAAYPFDRFTRLDMGISLSYIGREAMEPGDPQPDEGKLMFIPSFGYVFDNSSPWFFAPNKGSRYNITAQGSPKLGNAGVGFYSLLGDFRHYIPFDRDGFASLALRFAGGASFGPNPQKFFLGGQEGWLNYEFSSRGTFENPEDFFFFTPGYPMRGFNFSEAVGSKYGLANAELRFPLLQALVGGAVPLYLQGNIFADIGAAWNSSLNLTQQDASGNTITDDLLIGTGFGFRTYLFGLPARLDVAWSYTLESWSPPKYYLSLGYDF encoded by the coding sequence ATGGGTAAACATACATTCGTCATCGCAGCGTTGCTGGTGGCTGTTCTGGCAGCGTCGGCGCACGATGCCAGCGCGCAGCAATTCGGCAAAAACAAGCTGCAATACCGGGCCTTTACTTGGAAGTACATCCAGACTGATCATTTCGATATCTACTACTACGACGATGCCGGATTAAATCTGGCAAAATTCACCGCCAACGTCAGCGAGCACGCGCTGGCGGAAATTCAGGAGCATTGGCGGTATCGCATCAATGCCCGCGTGGCCATTATCCTCTACAACTCCAAAAATGATTTCCAGCAGACCAACGTAATCAGCGAATATCTCCCCGAAGGAGTGGGTGGGGTTACGGAATTGTTCAAAAACCGGGTGGTGGTCCCTTTTGAAGGGGATTGGGAGAAATTCCGCCACGTGATCCACCATGAGCTTGTTCACGCGGTTCTGAACGACAAGTTTTATGGCGGCTCAATCCAGGATATTATCAGCAACAGAATCCAATTCATGCTCCCAATTTGGATGAACGAAGGCTTGGCCGAGTTCGAGTCGCAAGGGGGGTATGATATCGAAACGGATATGTTTATCCGCGATGCCGTCATCGGCAATTATCTGCCCGATTTGCAGGAGCTTAACGGATATTTTGCCTACCGTGGCGGCCAGACCTTTTATTGGTATGTGGAGAAAAATTATGGTCGCGAAAAAATTGCGGAACTGCTGAACAACTGCAAATCAACCGGCAATCTTGATGAAGCCTTTCGCAGAGCATTTGGCAAGAGTCTGGAAGAATTTAACGAGCAGTGGAAGCACGATTTGAAAAAGCAATATTGGCCCGACATCGCCGACCGCAAACGCCCGGTTGATTTTGCCAACAAGCTAACAAACCACAAAAAAGAAGAATCATTTTTCAACACCTCACCCTCCATTTCTCCCGATGGCCGCCGGTTTGCTTTTATCAGCGACCGCGACGGCTTCCGCTCGGTTTATGTTGCCGATATTGATAAGCCGGAAAAAGCGGAGCAAGTGTTTGAGGGGGAGAATGATGTGAATTTCGAGGAACTGCATCTTCTCACTCCATCCATCGCTTGGTCGCCCGACAGCCGCAGCATCTCACTTTCGGTGAAATCACGCGGGAAGGATGCAATTTTCATTTTCGACCTAAAAACCGGCGATGACCGAAAAATAGAGTTCGATATGGACGCTATCTACTCGGTGGCTTGGTCGCCCGATGGCCAGCATCTGGCGTTCCAGGGGATTAAAGGGGATCAGTCGGATATCTACGTTTATACCCTGAAGTCGCGTGATTTAATCAACATCACCGATGATATTTACAGCGACCATGATCCGCAATGGAGCCACGATAATCGCACCATTTATTTTATCAGCGACCGGCGCGATAATCCAGTTGGAACAACAAACCGCCGCAACACGCTGATCTGGAATTACAATTATCATTCCAGCGACATCTACTCCATCCAGATTGACGGGCGGAACCTGATGCAGATAACCAACACACCGACCATCACGGAAAAATCACCAACGCCTGGCAGCGGTGGGAACTTGCTGTATATCTCCGATCAAAACGGCATTAATAATATTTACCTGCGCGACTCCAGCGGAGCCACCCGCGTCCTAACCAATTCAATTTCTGGAATTGACCAGCTTGCAATTTCCGGCGATGATTCAAAATTGGTTTTTAATGCTTGGAATGACGACGGCTATGATATTTTTCTGCTGCGTCTTCCCTTTTCCCTTCGCTATGAAACCGACACCTTGCCGCAAACAAAATTTTTGAGCGAGGCTCCGGTGGCTTCCACAAATTCCAGCGCGGCATCGGATACTCTTTCTCCGGAAAGCTCCGTCACTCCGGTAACGCCGGTTGATGGATATGGCTCGGTAAGCATTGACCCCAGCGATGCGGTTGCCTCGCTTCCTCCGTCATCGTCGGCATCGGGCGTTCCGGTAGCGTTCAGCACCACAGTGGATAGCCGCGTGGATTCTGGGGATTTTACCAGCAAGGATTATAAGGTGAAATTCAGCTCCGATGTGGTGCAAGCCACCGGAACCTACGACCCATTTTACGGCGCGCAAGGGATGCTGCAGATGCTGTTCAGCGATGTGCTGGGCGACCACCAGATTTACGCCGCAACCAACCTGCAAATGGATCTGAAAAACAGCGACTTTGTGGTGAATTATCTCTATCTCCCCAACCGGATGGATTACGGCGTTGGAATTTTCCAGAACTCAACGTTCGGTTATTTGCCCGGCGTTGATGCCAACTACTACCTTACCCGTTTCCGCCAGCTTGGTTTGCAAAGCCAGGCCGCATATCCGTTCGACCGATTTACCCGGTTGGATATGGGAATTTCTTTATCCTACATTGGGCGCGAAGCAATGGAGCCTGGGGACCCGCAGCCCGATGAGGGAAAACTTATGTTTATCCCATCGTTTGGTTATGTGTTCGATAATTCTTCCCCCTGGTTTTTTGCCCCGAATAAAGGTTCGCGGTATAACATCACCGCACAGGGAAGCCCGAAATTGGGGAATGCTGGCGTTGGGTTCTATTCGTTGCTGGGGGATTTCCGCCACTACATCCCGTTCGATCGTGATGGATTTGCCAGCTTGGCACTCCGCTTTGCTGGCGGAGCAAGTTTTGGACCGAATCCGCAAAAATTCTTTTTGGGCGGGCAGGAAGGGTGGTTGAATTATGAATTCAGCAGCCGAGGAACGTTTGAAAATCCAGAAGATTTCTTCTTCTTCACCCCCGGCTATCCGATGCGCGGATTTAATTTCAGCGAGGCAGTGGGAAGCAAGTACGGGCTGGCAAATGCCGAGCTTCGATTCCCGTTGCTGCAAGCGTTGGTTGGCGGGGCAGTTCCGCTTTACCTGCAAGGGAATATTTTTGCCGATATCGGTGCTGCGTGGAATTCCAGCCTGAACCTTACCCAGCAAGATGCCTCGGGAAATACCATCACCGATGATCTGCTGATTGGCACAGGATTCGGCTTCCGAACATATCTGTTCGGCCTTCCTGCACGGCTGGATGTTGCGTGGAGTTATACGTTGGAGTCTTGGAGCCCGCCAAAATATTATCTGTCGCTTGGCTACGACTTCTAA
- a CDS encoding choice-of-anchor D domain-containing protein: MPILFKHPPFHPFQRLLLWTGILIVALLAIPGPAASQSLLTLGDVDTAAFPNLTAPFFLTDSAGTPLSGVAATDITLTENGEPRTVTAIDCPPRIPPRDLSSVLAIDVSGSMTYGAPGIAIARSAAEAWVELLPLGASECAITSFDQNAYLNQDFTTARWKLLEAIDQLRPQGGTSYDTALLATPLGALNIAARGQHRRVVVLLTDGQSDVDEAMVIARANAVGASIYCVTIGLDAPDPLKRIAAQTGGLCIQNVNSQDQARAAYRLILGHARFGGVCTIRWRSGPACDRQRNLQVSVPKLNASGGAFYRAPATAIIRAVAIPTGILFPPIPPGQFRDTTIELVAGDAPITVSDIAIGDPRFSVVSGGAPPSFTIPAGQRRTITLRYRPTDSLQTFASVRVDATPCGGTSIFLSAGFPGRNPAQPSIRVVLPNGGEKLVVNDSVVLEWEGVLPDQRVRLEFSTDAGATWNRITDSGLGLRHGWRVPDAPSDRCLLRATALSRDTVVALLGHQRAVVRAVFSPNGERAATAGLDSTVRVWDSYTGAELMRLQHPAPVRSVAFSPNGALLLSTATDGKGRLWNASSGQLIRELFVPARPFGDGTFAGFSPDGALAVTSGIGAKPDHDAEVWDVATGALIRTLAGHTNYVTHAAFSPDGGRIATSGGYDRTVRVWDRFTGAEILRIGGFTAIVHTVEWSPDGTTLITASTNVQTWDAATGAALGQFAEGGFSASSNPAGTQVAISTFGPAANGGYITLWDQATRQLVGAFGEPGVLSLGSGFNQNGYRIISADQDSVARIWNIAPEPVQSDQSDNLWSIVRAAPLLPAIDLGTVTVGSRRDSVLTAWLCNRSSATIRVDSITLAGGDVAEFAVVSVRLPLTLLPGECQQIEFRFAPQAVGNRGAGVQILGNFGSASSQLRGQGVLPALSVNGGLVDFGKIRLGTSRDSVATVTLSNSTPTPVRLTSVLLLGPDTRQFQALDSAASPTLSPGQSYSIPLRFSPVLLGLTNAQVRVLYSAAAAGGEDSGVVIIPLVGEGICADVAATATVTLPDTIRVKAGEISTFPIVLRNASNLVESGVRGFTITLRCNASVLLPLDSGVTSVVANGQRIITVRGLWSGGSDTLFLLNMVAGLGDSEWSGLAIDSLQWDIECPVQMGFQNGEVQLLDLCNSGGVTRLFNPDAQLVLRPVFPNPAGDQTTIEFSLAEPGRTALTIWSSASAQQAKTIFDRPMHAGRHVVVIPTEDLPAGIYFYKLETPTAQLTRKFVVKR; the protein is encoded by the coding sequence ATGCCCATTCTGTTCAAGCATCCTCCATTTCACCCTTTCCAAAGATTATTGCTTTGGACCGGAATCCTGATAGTGGCCTTGCTGGCAATCCCCGGGCCAGCGGCTTCGCAATCGCTGCTGACGCTTGGCGATGTTGACACGGCGGCGTTCCCAAATCTAACCGCCCCGTTCTTCCTTACCGATAGCGCCGGCACCCCACTTTCCGGAGTGGCTGCCACCGATATCACCCTTACCGAGAACGGCGAACCCCGCACGGTTACTGCCATTGACTGCCCGCCACGGATTCCCCCGCGTGATCTCTCTTCAGTCCTTGCCATTGATGTCTCCGGCTCGATGACCTACGGCGCACCTGGGATTGCGATTGCCCGCTCGGCAGCGGAGGCCTGGGTTGAGCTTCTTCCGCTTGGAGCCTCCGAGTGTGCCATCACCAGCTTCGACCAAAACGCCTATCTCAACCAAGATTTCACCACAGCGCGGTGGAAACTTCTGGAAGCGATTGACCAGCTGCGCCCGCAAGGGGGGACCAGCTACGACACCGCGCTGCTGGCCACTCCGCTTGGCGCGTTGAACATTGCTGCGCGTGGCCAACATCGCCGCGTGGTGGTGCTGCTGACCGACGGGCAATCGGACGTTGATGAGGCGATGGTGATTGCCCGCGCAAACGCTGTTGGAGCCAGCATCTACTGCGTGACGATTGGCCTTGATGCCCCCGACCCGCTGAAACGGATCGCCGCCCAGACCGGAGGCCTTTGTATCCAAAACGTCAACAGCCAGGACCAGGCGCGCGCGGCGTATCGGCTGATACTTGGCCATGCTCGATTCGGTGGGGTCTGCACGATTCGCTGGCGAAGCGGCCCGGCGTGCGACCGCCAGCGGAACCTGCAAGTTTCCGTCCCCAAGCTGAACGCCAGCGGGGGGGCTTTCTACCGCGCCCCTGCAACCGCGATTATCCGCGCCGTGGCGATTCCAACGGGGATTTTGTTCCCGCCAATCCCGCCGGGGCAATTCCGCGACACCACCATCGAGCTTGTGGCTGGGGATGCCCCAATCACTGTCTCCGATATTGCAATTGGAGACCCACGATTCAGCGTGGTCAGCGGCGGGGCACCGCCAAGTTTCACCATCCCCGCTGGCCAGCGGAGAACCATCACCCTTCGCTACCGGCCCACCGATTCGCTGCAAACCTTCGCCTCCGTTCGGGTGGATGCAACGCCGTGCGGGGGGACCTCCATTTTCCTGAGTGCTGGTTTCCCCGGGCGCAATCCTGCCCAGCCCTCCATTCGCGTGGTGCTCCCCAATGGAGGTGAGAAATTGGTGGTGAATGATTCTGTGGTTTTGGAATGGGAAGGGGTGCTGCCGGACCAAAGGGTGCGATTGGAGTTCAGCACCGATGCCGGTGCAACGTGGAATCGGATCACCGACAGCGGCCTGGGTCTTCGCCACGGCTGGCGCGTTCCCGATGCGCCGTCGGACCGGTGCTTGCTCCGTGCCACGGCCCTAAGCCGCGACACCGTGGTGGCCTTGCTGGGGCATCAACGGGCGGTTGTGCGTGCGGTGTTCAGCCCCAACGGAGAGCGTGCGGCAACCGCTGGTTTGGACAGCACGGTTCGGGTGTGGGATAGCTACACCGGGGCCGAGTTGATGCGGTTGCAGCATCCGGCTCCGGTTCGCTCCGTTGCGTTCAGCCCCAATGGCGCGTTGCTTCTCAGCACCGCCACCGACGGAAAGGGGCGGTTGTGGAATGCCAGCTCTGGCCAACTGATTCGCGAACTCTTCGTTCCTGCCCGGCCCTTCGGCGACGGCACGTTTGCCGGCTTCAGCCCCGATGGCGCGCTTGCCGTCACCAGCGGGATTGGCGCCAAGCCGGACCACGATGCAGAAGTGTGGGATGTGGCCACCGGCGCGTTGATTCGCACACTTGCCGGGCACACCAACTACGTCACCCACGCCGCGTTCAGCCCCGATGGTGGGCGCATTGCAACATCGGGGGGATACGACCGGACGGTGCGCGTTTGGGATCGCTTCACCGGTGCCGAAATTCTTCGCATCGGCGGCTTCACCGCCATTGTCCACACGGTGGAGTGGAGCCCCGATGGAACAACCCTGATCACCGCCAGCACAAACGTGCAGACGTGGGATGCCGCCACCGGCGCAGCGTTGGGGCAGTTCGCCGAGGGGGGCTTCTCGGCCAGTAGCAATCCCGCCGGAACGCAGGTCGCCATCAGCACTTTTGGGCCGGCTGCCAACGGCGGATACATCACCTTGTGGGACCAAGCAACGCGGCAGTTGGTGGGGGCATTTGGGGAGCCAGGAGTGCTTTCGTTGGGGTCTGGTTTTAATCAGAACGGCTACCGAATCATCAGCGCGGACCAGGATAGCGTGGCCCGCATCTGGAACATCGCCCCCGAGCCGGTCCAAAGCGACCAGTCCGATAACCTGTGGAGCATCGTCCGCGCCGCGCCGCTGCTTCCGGCCATTGATCTGGGAACAGTCACCGTTGGAAGCCGCCGCGATTCGGTGCTGACGGCGTGGCTGTGCAACCGTTCGTCGGCAACCATCCGGGTGGATTCCATCACCCTTGCTGGCGGGGATGTTGCGGAGTTCGCCGTCGTCTCGGTGCGGCTTCCGCTGACCTTGCTGCCCGGGGAGTGCCAGCAGATTGAGTTCCGGTTTGCGCCCCAAGCTGTTGGGAATCGGGGGGCCGGCGTTCAGATACTTGGCAACTTCGGAAGTGCCAGCTCGCAGCTTCGCGGCCAGGGGGTTCTTCCAGCGTTGAGCGTGAATGGCGGCCTTGTTGATTTCGGAAAAATTCGTTTGGGAACCAGCCGCGATTCCGTTGCCACCGTGACGCTCTCCAACTCCACCCCGACCCCAGTTCGGCTCACCTCAGTCCTGCTTCTGGGTCCCGACACTCGCCAGTTTCAGGCGTTGGACTCGGCGGCTTCGCCCACTCTTTCCCCCGGGCAATCGTACTCCATTCCTCTTCGCTTCAGTCCGGTGCTGCTTGGGCTAACCAACGCGCAGGTTCGGGTGTTGTATTCGGCGGCGGCAGCGGGGGGGGAAGATTCTGGTGTGGTGATAATTCCGTTAGTTGGCGAAGGGATTTGCGCCGATGTTGCCGCCACCGCCACGGTCACGCTTCCCGACACCATCAGGGTGAAGGCCGGGGAAATTTCCACTTTCCCAATCGTGCTGCGGAATGCCAGCAATTTGGTGGAGTCTGGCGTGCGCGGGTTCACAATCACGCTCCGTTGCAACGCTTCGGTGTTGCTTCCGCTCGATTCCGGTGTTACAAGCGTGGTTGCCAACGGCCAGCGGATCATCACGGTGCGGGGCCTCTGGAGCGGCGGAAGCGACACGTTGTTCCTGCTGAACATGGTTGCGGGGCTTGGCGATTCCGAGTGGTCAGGGCTGGCGATTGACTCCCTGCAATGGGATATCGAGTGCCCGGTGCAGATGGGCTTCCAAAATGGGGAAGTGCAGCTTCTGGACCTTTGCAACAGCGGTGGCGTTACCCGCTTGTTCAATCCCGATGCGCAGCTGGTGCTGCGCCCGGTGTTCCCGAACCCCGCCGGGGACCAGACCACCATCGAGTTCAGCTTGGCCGAGCCTGGGCGAACTGCCTTGACGATCTGGAGCAGTGCATCGGCGCAACAAGCCAAAACCATTTTCGATCGGCCAATGCACGCGGGTCGCCATGTTGTCGTCATCCCAACGGAAGATTTGCCAGCGGGCATCTATTTCTACAAGCTGGAAACCCCAACCGCGCAATTGACACGTAAATTCGTGGTGAAACGGTAG
- a CDS encoding ABC transporter substrate-binding protein, which translates to MRLFLRYAFLTVLACSLVSCGSDDTPGAKSDSTLQNGEITFGGIFRMNEVQEIRTLDPVKMNDAPSHHVAHQIYDMLVDFDSNLTLQPELAERWEVSPDGLTYTYHLRKGVMFHDNPCFPGGKGRELNANDVKFIFDRILDARTGTFGDSYFRGKVKGATEYYEATLKGNAPEGGVSGFRVVDSHTFAIDLLNPFAAFKYYPALGFCYIYPKEAVEKYGKDFFRNPVGTAPSFLRNGARARNSP; encoded by the coding sequence ATGCGGCTTTTTCTACGCTACGCTTTCCTTACCGTTCTTGCCTGTAGCCTCGTTTCCTGTGGCTCCGACGATACGCCGGGGGCCAAGTCCGATTCGACCCTGCAGAATGGTGAGATCACCTTTGGGGGCATCTTCCGCATGAACGAAGTGCAAGAAATTCGGACGCTGGACCCGGTGAAAATGAACGATGCGCCATCGCACCACGTCGCCCACCAGATCTACGATATGCTGGTGGATTTCGACAGCAACCTGACCCTGCAGCCGGAGCTTGCCGAACGCTGGGAAGTTAGCCCCGACGGGCTAACCTACACCTACCACCTCCGCAAAGGGGTGATGTTCCATGATAACCCCTGCTTCCCCGGCGGAAAAGGGCGCGAGCTGAACGCCAACGATGTGAAATTCATCTTCGACCGCATCCTTGACGCACGCACCGGAACCTTCGGCGACAGCTACTTCCGGGGCAAGGTCAAAGGGGCAACCGAATACTACGAAGCAACCCTGAAAGGGAACGCTCCGGAAGGAGGCGTAAGCGGCTTCCGTGTGGTGGACAGCCACACCTTCGCCATTGACCTTCTGAATCCGTTCGCGGCGTTCAAATACTATCCCGCACTTGGCTTCTGCTACATCTATCCGAAGGAAGCCGTTGAGAAATATGGCAAAGATTTCTTCCGCAACCCCGTGGGAACTGCCCCTTCGTTTTTGAGAAATGGAGCCCGGGCCAGGAACTCACCTTGA
- a CDS encoding ABC transporter substrate-binding protein, whose translation MWQRFLPQPRGNCPFVFEKWSPGQELTLKKNPNYWGTDAAGNKLPYLDGFRLSFLKDEKQQINEFTSGNLEESYRIPSEFFGQIIDAATGQPTPEYAKFRIHRVPALSTQFYGFNTTAAPFNDKRVRQAFNMAIDRKKIIQFVLQGQAAGPAIHGLVPGSMPGYSANSIKGYDYDLGKAKALMAEAGYPNGQGFPAMTLNLNSGGGRNQEVAEAMTEMLNKGLGINVTMQILEWPQHQELLETGKAPFWRLGWIADYPDPENFLNLFYGKNIPASGASPINSTRYANPTFDSLFAIALGTQDDAQRMALYAQAEQLAMDDAPMILIYHDLDYRLVQPWVQNYSSNPMDRRDFKAVWLQKH comes from the coding sequence ATATGGCAAAGATTTCTTCCGCAACCCCGTGGGAACTGCCCCTTCGTTTTTGAGAAATGGAGCCCGGGCCAGGAACTCACCTTGAAGAAAAACCCCAACTACTGGGGAACCGATGCCGCCGGGAACAAACTCCCCTACCTTGATGGCTTCCGGCTCAGCTTCTTGAAGGATGAGAAGCAGCAGATCAATGAATTCACGTCCGGGAATTTGGAAGAATCGTACCGGATTCCCAGCGAGTTTTTCGGGCAGATTATTGACGCGGCCACCGGCCAGCCAACGCCGGAGTATGCGAAGTTCCGCATCCATCGGGTTCCGGCCCTCTCCACCCAATTCTACGGATTCAACACCACTGCCGCCCCGTTCAACGACAAGCGGGTGCGCCAGGCTTTCAACATGGCGATTGACCGGAAGAAGATCATCCAGTTCGTGCTGCAAGGCCAAGCGGCCGGCCCGGCGATCCACGGCTTGGTGCCGGGTTCCATGCCTGGATATTCCGCCAACTCAATCAAAGGCTACGATTACGATCTTGGGAAAGCAAAAGCCTTGATGGCCGAAGCCGGCTACCCGAACGGGCAAGGCTTCCCCGCCATGACGCTGAACCTGAACAGCGGCGGCGGGCGCAACCAAGAAGTTGCCGAGGCAATGACCGAGATGCTGAACAAAGGGCTGGGGATCAACGTGACGATGCAGATTCTGGAATGGCCGCAACACCAGGAACTGTTGGAAACCGGAAAAGCCCCCTTCTGGCGGCTTGGCTGGATTGCCGATTATCCCGACCCAGAAAATTTCCTGAACCTTTTCTACGGGAAGAATATCCCCGCCAGCGGTGCTTCGCCCATCAACTCCACACGCTACGCAAACCCAACGTTCGACTCGCTGTTCGCCATTGCGCTGGGCACCCAGGACGACGCGCAACGGATGGCCCTGTATGCCCAAGCCGAGCAGCTGGCGATGGATGACGCGCCGATGATCCTGATCTACCATGATTTGGACTACCGCCTTGTCCAGCCGTGGGTCCAGAACTACAGCAGCAACCCGATGGACCGCCGCGACTTCAAAGCGGTCTGGCTCCAGAAGCACTAA
- a CDS encoding ABC transporter substrate-binding protein — protein sequence MTLLLLAALAISAGVGGCGGETRRSGNVFYYNEQDGLTALDPARIGARASGWIGAQIFSGLVTLDTALRPVPQLAKSWSVSPDGLRWTFHLRTDARFADDPCFPDGKGRRVTAQDVRYSFERVCSPESKSTGTWVFRDKVNGAAAFIDAEPGKRPAHIEGIRVMDDSTMEIELTQPFAPFLTLLSIPYAYVVPHEAVEKYGEDFFRHPVGSGPFKLKEWNPDQFLTLERNPNYFERDAEGKQLPYLDGVQVSFIKDINTEFVEFEQGNLDMVSSIAPTRVDVVLSDDGLRLKEGYQQYRYFRVPALSTEYYGFQLDTASEGGKASPLASNRYLRLALNYGIDREAIIKYVLKGQATAGSYGPIPPGAPGFSGVQGYRYDRELAKRMLDSAGFPGGKNLPPILLQTGTNERTASVAEVVIEQLKAIGVTVTTKQVEFAQLREMYKSAKVPFWRASWIADYPDGENFMALFYSPFIQHQGPNTTHFRNPMVDSLYRQALDPHLTTEQRAAMYSKAERLILDEAPWIILSYSILQRLSQPWIAGYTVDPLDRLVLTTVRKQQS from the coding sequence TTGACATTGCTTCTGCTTGCTGCGCTGGCCATTTCGGCTGGGGTGGGGGGCTGCGGCGGTGAGACTCGGCGCAGCGGAAACGTTTTCTACTATAACGAGCAAGATGGGCTAACGGCACTGGACCCGGCACGGATTGGCGCACGCGCAAGCGGATGGATTGGCGCGCAAATTTTCTCCGGCTTGGTAACGCTCGACACCGCGCTTCGCCCGGTTCCGCAGCTTGCAAAAAGCTGGAGCGTCAGCCCCGACGGCCTGCGTTGGACCTTCCACCTTCGGACCGATGCACGCTTTGCCGACGACCCTTGCTTCCCCGATGGAAAAGGCCGCCGCGTGACGGCCCAGGATGTTCGCTACAGCTTCGAGCGGGTTTGCTCGCCGGAATCGAAATCCACCGGGACCTGGGTCTTCCGCGACAAAGTCAACGGCGCGGCAGCGTTTATTGATGCCGAACCCGGGAAACGCCCGGCCCACATCGAAGGCATTCGGGTGATGGACGATTCCACAATGGAGATTGAGCTGACGCAGCCCTTTGCTCCATTCCTGACGCTCCTCTCGATCCCCTACGCCTACGTTGTGCCGCACGAGGCCGTTGAGAAATATGGCGAGGATTTTTTCCGGCATCCGGTTGGCTCCGGCCCCTTCAAATTGAAGGAATGGAACCCGGATCAATTCCTGACGCTGGAGCGGAACCCGAACTACTTCGAGCGCGATGCCGAAGGGAAACAGCTTCCCTACCTTGACGGGGTGCAGGTGTCGTTCATCAAGGATATCAACACGGAGTTTGTGGAGTTCGAGCAGGGGAATCTTGACATGGTTTCCAGCATTGCCCCCACCCGTGTGGATGTGGTCCTTTCGGACGACGGGCTGCGGCTGAAGGAGGGCTACCAGCAGTACCGCTACTTCCGGGTTCCGGCACTTTCAACCGAGTACTACGGCTTCCAGCTTGACACAGCCAGCGAAGGGGGAAAGGCCAGCCCGCTTGCCAGCAACCGCTACTTGCGCTTGGCACTGAACTACGGCATTGACCGCGAGGCGATTATCAAGTACGTGCTGAAAGGGCAGGCAACCGCCGGAAGCTACGGGCCAATTCCGCCAGGCGCGCCAGGATTCAGCGGCGTTCAGGGCTACCGGTACGACCGCGAGTTGGCCAAGCGGATGTTGGATTCGGCAGGATTTCCCGGGGGGAAGAACCTTCCGCCGATCCTTCTGCAAACCGGAACAAACGAGCGAACCGCATCGGTGGCCGAAGTGGTGATCGAGCAGCTGAAAGCGATTGGGGTGACGGTGACAACCAAACAAGTGGAGTTCGCGCAGCTTCGCGAGATGTACAAGTCGGCAAAGGTTCCGTTCTGGCGGGCAAGCTGGATTGCCGATTATCCCGATGGCGAAAATTTCATGGCGTTGTTCTACAGCCCGTTTATCCAACATCAGGGGCCGAACACAACGCACTTCAGGAATCCAATGGTGGATTCACTGTACCGGCAAGCGCTGGACCCGCATCTAACAACGGAGCAGCGTGCAGCCATGTACTCCAAGGCCGAGCGGTTGATTCTTGATGAAGCGCCTTGGATTATCCTTTCCTACAGCATCCTGCAGCGGCTTTCGCAGCCGTGGATCGCGGGATACACGGTTGATCCGCTGGATCGGCTGGTTCTAACAACGGTTCGTAAACAACAGTCCTAA